Within Primulina tabacum isolate GXHZ01 chromosome 5, ASM2559414v2, whole genome shotgun sequence, the genomic segment CAGATCATGCAGGGACTAGCCACTTAGCTAATTGGGGTGGTTGGCCATTTCCTTCTTTGGAGTTCGATGGATATGGTGGAGCTGAAACAAACAGTGAACCCACGGGGACCTCCGCTCGTGGAACCTCAAGAAAAGTAATCCCAATAGAGTAGAGCCTGCTGTTTTGGACTTGCTGGTAGCCGTGAGTCTGCAAGTGTTTGGATGTGTCTTTTGTATCTGGTTTTACTTCATGTTATGTAGTAGTTGCCTATGTGATGATCTCAGTCCTGGACGGTTTGTCTGCAGGTAAATTTATATATGTATGATACTGAAAAGTTATGTATGAGTGGCAGATTATGGCTACAATTGGTATTGTTTTtggacttttttaaaaaatgcatTTTGGAAAATATATGCATGGACATCGTaaatgacttttaaatttttctggATAATATAAAATAAGTTGAGTTGGTGATACtgcattttttaatatattttatccagaaaattaaaatcatgttttttttaagaCTAGGTATCTTGGGAGGCAGTTTCactgaatttttatatgtgagacgggtcaatcctatcgatattcataataaaagttatatttttaacataaaaagtaatatttttttatggatgactcaaataagatatatgtctcacaaaatacgatccatgagatcgtttcaaacaaatttttatctttttttaatCAATGTGGTTGATTAATATAAAGtcgttttaaatatttatttcaaatatttcatcgAATCTAGATATAATTTTAGCACTTTGCTACTTGAGACGGGTATAtatgtattaaatattaatGAAAAGTGTAATTTTATTAAGATAAatcattataaaaaatataattatgacAGTGTAATTTTTCTAGGTATCATTGAGTTATTTGAAGGAATGATTTGGAATGATTTCACGTTGAGATATTCGAAATTCATTTAATGactaagaaaaattatttttgatttgaaatttattttcaacTGGATTTGTTAAAACAAACCAATAAATGAATAATGTGATTGTTTCAAGAATTAGTAAGTATGAAAGTAAATAACTTCTCATAGTCAAATAAGTCGATTTTGGCTAACCATAGAAAATTGACATGATGATAAATTCATTTCTCTAGGTTGTAATATTCTCAAAAACTTTAAATTATAATAATCTTTATATAATAATCCCATAGTCGCTTATTATTTAACAATAAAATATTGGATTTAGCTTAGTTAAATATGTGTCTTAATttttgatttaataaattatttgtacaaaagcattattttataaatgatttatttCCCCATAGATTTATTACAGGCCAATTTCCCCGTCAGGGGTGCCAAGACTTGGATCGATGGACCACAGGAACGTCGTCGTATGTGACAATGGCACCGGAGTAATTATTCCCTGCTTTAACTTCCACATTTCAGAGTGATCGGTTCTACAATTATTCGATTTCAtctcttcattatcatttagtTTGCTTAATTCTGTGTTCTCTTTGATTCTGCTCAGTATGTCAAGTGTGGATTTGCGAGTGAAAATTTCCCCACGTCGGTATTTCCTTGTGTTGTTGGAAGGCCAATGCTTCGCTACGAAGAATCGTTGTTGGAGCAAGAGATCACGGTCAGATTTATTTCTTTCACTTATGGTTCAGATTGGTGTTTATTTACTTGTATATTTCGGAACTATACAAAGAAAATTCATTTCACTGGGAGATTACTCAGCGTACTTCGAAATTTCACAGGCACGATTTGAGCAGGGGAAAAATAACTTTCTTTCATCGATTTTCTTTACTTCACGACGCGTAGCTGAGCTACATAAATTGCATGTCGAAAAGTTATAGTTTTTATACTTGTTTTGTTTAAAATGAAGCCAAATTGATGGTTTTCTTGAAGTTCCACGTACTGGAAATTGGAATTGCATTCTTTGTATTCCGACTCACTTTATCTTGGAACACATTATAGCTCTGTAGTTGTGTTTGTATTTTCCTATACGTCGAGAGATCGTTGCACTTTTTTTAGCTCTTAAGTCAAACGTGGCAAACACTTGTTGCTTTCTACCacttaattttcttttttcgtGTGTCCACAGGATATTCTTGTTGGAGATGCTTGTTTGAAATGGAGGCATCAGTTAGACATATCTTACCCTGTTAACAATGGTATCGTGCAAAATTGGGATGATATGGAACATGTGTGGGATCATGCATTTTTTAGCGAACTAAAGGTTACTTTCCGTAGCTTTTAATCTCCAAATCAATGCAGAAAGTTTCATTTATCCAGtgtattgtttgaattattggtACACACacactctctctctctctctctctctctgttTCAAAGACATGGTTTTACTCTTCATTTCATTTTACTTTCTGAAGGTTGATCCCGCACAATGCAAAATTTTTCTCACTGACCCACCTTTGAATCCATCTAAAAACCGTGAAAAAATGGTAAACTGCCTAGTTCTAGAATTATAGATTTGGATTTCTATTGGTGGAACTAAGATGATATGATCCATATCTTAAATTGTCTGTATCCAGGTTGAAGTCATGTTTGAGAAATACAACTTTGCTGGTGTTTTCATTCAAATCCAAGCTGTTTTGACATTGTACGCTCAAGGTGCTTGTGatgctaaattaaaaaattgtgGTTTCAGTCACTGGTCTGCACACTACTGTTAACAAGCTAGTCACTATGAATATGGTGTCTGCAAAAAACTTTGTCCATCACagtacagtttattttatggTTGTTTCTGTTCACTTTCTCCCTGGACTAGCATTGAATTTTCTATAATGTGCTATCCAACGCCATCTTGAGATGACTCAGGTCTGCTGACGGGACTAGTAATTGATTCTGGCGATGGAGTTACTCACGTGGTAAACTTTCTATCAAGACTTATCTGTGATGTGGATCATGGGTGGTTTGATAACTAGTTGTCATTTTTCTCTTAATCGATAAATTCCCAAACAGTTGTGTTTgtttgctaaatgatatttgatAAGCATTCTGATCTGGAATGTCACACTGAtagaaagagaaaatatttttaaagattaaattaaagggcttttttttaaaataatataaattaaaaaactatttattaaaatattgcaaaaataaaattcttatcAAAATAGTACAATCCGGGAGAGATTCTTCCggattctaaatttttttttttaaaaaaaggggACACAGATTTGAAATGAATCCGTGACATACTGTCACAGATTCAGAATCCGTGACATCTATGTCATTTGCGCAAAATTTTTAAAGGTTTTCACGAATTCTTGTTTTCAGTTGTGTTTTCCGACTACGTTGCGTTGGTTTATCGAGCATCAACAATTTTGA encodes:
- the LOC142546817 gene encoding actin-related protein 2-like isoform X3 produces the protein MDHRNVVVCDNGTGYVKCGFASENFPTSVFPCVVGRPMLRYEESLLEQEITDILVGDACLKWRHQLDISYPVNNGIVQNWDDMEHVWDHAFFSELKVDPAQCKIFLTDPPLNPSKNREKMVEVMFEKYNFAGVFIQIQAVLTLYAQGLLTGLVIDSGDGVTHVVPVVDGYSFPHLTKRMNVAGRHITSYLVDLLMRRGYAINRTADFETVRTIKEKLCYISYDYKREYQLGLETTILVKNYTACWKKINKFKVITCNKQLPDGRVIKVGTERFQAPEALFTPDKCMEHLVHVDLLFQS
- the LOC142546817 gene encoding actin-related protein 2-like isoform X9, whose amino-acid sequence is MDHRNVVVCDNGTGYVKCGFASENFPTSVFPCVVGRPMLRYEESLLEQEITDILVGDACLKWRHQLDISYPVNNGIVQNWDDMEHVWDHAFFSELKVDPAQCKIFLTDPPLNPSKNREKMVEVMFEKYNFAGVFIQIQAVLTLYAQGLLTGLVIDSGDGVTHVVPVVDGYSFPHLTKRMNVAGRHITSYLVDLLMRRGYAINRTADFETVRTIKEKLCYIRRVGKKLTNLKLLPVINSCQMEGSLKLAPNAFKHRRLFLLQNS
- the LOC142546817 gene encoding actin-related protein 2-like isoform X2; its protein translation is MDHRNVVVCDNGTGYVKCGFASENFPTSVFPCVVGRPMLRYEESLLEQEITDILVGDACLKWRHQLDISYPVNNGIVQNWDDMEHVWDHAFFSELKVDPAQCKIFLTDPPLNPSKNREKMVEVMFEKYNFAGVFIQIQAVLTLYAQGLLTGLVIDSGDGVTHVVPVVDGYSFPHLTKRMNVAGRHITSYLVDLLMRRGYAINRTADFETVRTIKEKLCYISYDYKREYQLGLETTILVKNYTACWKKINKFKVITCNKQLPDGRVIKVGTERFQAPEALFTPELIDVEGDGMADMVFH
- the LOC142546817 gene encoding actin-related protein 2-like isoform X8 gives rise to the protein MDHRNVVVCDNGTGYVKCGFASENFPTSVFPCVVGRPMLRYEESLLEQEITDILVGDACLKWRHQLDISYPVNNGIVQNWDDMEHVWDHAFFSELKVDPAQCKIFLTDPPLNPSKNREKMVEVMFEKYNFAGVFIQIQAVLTLYAQGLLTGLVIDSGDGVTHVVPVVDGYSFPHLTKRMNVAGRHITSYLVDLLMRRGYAINRTADFETVRTIKEKLCYIRRVGKKLTNLKLLPVINSCQMEGSLKLAPNAFKHRRLFLLQKHQSFGSTGKIIWKEDSLV
- the LOC142546817 gene encoding actin-related protein 2-like isoform X1 codes for the protein MDHRNVVVCDNGTGYVKCGFASENFPTSVFPCVVGRPMLRYEESLLEQEITDILVGDACLKWRHQLDISYPVNNGIVQNWDDMEHVWDHAFFSELKVDPAQCKIFLTDPPLNPSKNREKMVEVMFEKYNFAGVFIQIQAVLTLYAQGLLTGLVIDSGDGVTHVVPVVDGYSFPHLTKRMNVAGRHITSYLVDLLMRRGYAINRTADFETVRTIKEKLCYISYDYKREYQLGLETTILVKNYTACWKKINKFKVITCNKQLPDGRVIKVGTERFQAPEALFTPEAPEFWINRQDYLEGGLACLSKCGGA
- the LOC142546817 gene encoding actin-related protein 2-like isoform X4; translated protein: MDHRNVVVCDNGTGYVKCGFASENFPTSVFPCVVGRPMLRYEESLLEQEITDILVGDACLKWRHQLDISYPVNNGIVQNWDDMEHVWDHAFFSELKVDPAQCKIFLTDPPLNPSKNREKMVEVMFEKYNFAGVFIQIQAVLTLYAQGLLTGLVIDSGDGVTHVVPVVDGYSFPHLTKRMNVAGRHITSYLVDLLMRRGYAINRTADFETVRTIKEKLCYISYDYKREYQLGLETTILVKNYTLPDGRVIKVGTERFQAPEALFTPEAPEFWINRQDYLEGGLACLSKCGGA
- the LOC142546817 gene encoding actin-related protein 2-like isoform X6, translated to MDHRNVVVCDNGTGYVKCGFASENFPTSVFPCVVGRPMLRYEESLLEQEITDILVGDACLKWRHQLDISYPVNNGIVQNWDDMEHVWDHAFFSELKVDPAQCKIFLTDPPLNPSKNREKMVEVMFEKYNFAGVFIQIQAVLTLYAQGLLTGLVIDSGDGVTHVVPVVDGYSFPHLTKRMNVAGRHITSYLVDLLMRRGYAINRTADFETVRTIKEKLCYISYDYKREYQLGLETTILVKNYTLPDGRVIKVGTERFQAPEALFTPELIDVEGDGMADMVFH
- the LOC142546817 gene encoding actin-related protein 2-like isoform X7, which codes for MDHRNVVVCDNGTGYVKCGFASENFPTSVFPCVVGRPMLRYEESLLEQEITDILVGDACLKWRHQLDISYPVNNGIVQNWDDMEHVWDHAFFSELKVDPAQCKIFLTDPPLNPSKNREKMVEVMFEKYNFAGVFIQIQAVLTLYAQGLLTGLVIDSGDGVTHVVPVVDGYSFPHLTKRMNVAGRHITSYLVDLLMRRGYAINRTADFETVRTIKEKLCYISYDYKREYQLGLETTILVKNYTLPDGRVIKVGTERFQAPEALFTPVSMNLCPVITILGFSS
- the LOC142546817 gene encoding actin-related protein 2-like isoform X10, which produces MDHRNVVVCDNGTGYVKCGFASENFPTSVFPCVVGRPMLRYEESLLEQEITDILVGDACLKWRHQLDISYPVNNGIVQNWDDMEHVWDHAFFSELKVDPAQCKIFLTDPPLNPSKNREKMVEVMFEKYNFAGVFIQIQAVLTLYAQGLLTGLVIDSGDGVTHVVPVVDGYSFPHLTKRMNVAGRHITSYLVDLLMRRGYAINRTADFETVRTIKEKLCYISCQMEGSLKLAPNAFKHRRLFLLQKHQSFGSTGKIIWKEDSLV
- the LOC142546817 gene encoding actin-related protein 2-like isoform X11, with product MDHRNVVVCDNGTGYVKCGFASENFPTSVFPCVVGRPMLRYEESLLEQEITDILVGDACLKWRHQLDISYPVNNGIVQNWDDMEHVWDHAFFSELKVDPAQCKIFLTDPPLNPSKNREKMVEVMFEKYNFAGVFIQIQAVLTLYAQGLLTGLVIDSGDGVTHVVPVVDGYSFPHLTKRMNVAGRHITSYLVDLLMRRGYAINRTADFETVRTIKEKLCYISYDYKREYQLGLETTILVKNYTKFVLTFIEE
- the LOC142546817 gene encoding actin-related protein 2-like isoform X12; the encoded protein is MDHRNVVVCDNGTGYVKCGFASENFPTSVFPCVVGRPMLRYEESLLEQEITDILVGDACLKWRHQLDISYPVNNGIVQNWDDMEHVWDHAFFSELKVDPAQCKIFLTDPPLNPSKNREKMVEVMFEKYNFAGVFIQIQAVLTLYAQGLLTGLVIDSGDGVTHVVPVVDGYSFPHLTKRMNVAGRHITSYLVDLLMRRGYAINRTADFETVRTIKEKLCYISCQMEGSLKLAPNAFKHRRLFLLQNS